A part of Paenibacillus sp. 481 genomic DNA contains:
- the rplF gene encoding 50S ribosomal protein L6 translates to MSRIGRKPINVPGDVTVTLDNSVITVKGPKGSLTRELHKDMKVSIEENVIVIERPSENKLHRSLHGTTRSVVSNMVTGVTEGFSKSLELVGVGYRANKTGDKLVLNVGYSHPVEITPEAGIEFEVPVQTKIIVKGIDKERVGAYAANIRAVREPEPYKGKGIKYEGERILRKEGKAGKKK, encoded by the coding sequence ATGTCTCGTATTGGTCGCAAGCCAATTAACGTACCAGGTGACGTAACAGTTACTTTGGACAATAGCGTTATTACAGTAAAAGGACCTAAAGGATCATTGACTCGTGAACTTCACAAAGACATGAAAGTGTCTATTGAAGAGAACGTAATCGTGATCGAGCGTCCTTCTGAAAATAAACTTCACCGTTCTTTGCACGGTACAACACGCAGCGTCGTGAGCAACATGGTTACTGGAGTAACTGAAGGTTTCTCCAAATCATTGGAACTCGTAGGCGTCGGTTACCGCGCAAACAAAACTGGAGACAAACTTGTCTTGAACGTTGGATACTCTCACCCGGTTGAAATTACACCGGAAGCAGGCATCGAGTTCGAAGTACCTGTTCAAACGAAGATCATCGTTAAGGGTATTGATAAAGAGCGCGTAGGTGCATATGCTGCTAACATTCGTGCCGTTCGTGAACCAGAACCTTATAAAGGTAAAGGTATTAAATACGAAGGCGAACGCATTCTTCGTAAAGAAGGTAAAGCTGGCAAGAAGAAGTAA
- the rpsH gene encoding 30S ribosomal protein S8, giving the protein MVMSDPIADMLTRIRNANTVRHETVEVPASTMKKQIAEILKREGFIRDAEYIDDNKQGLIRIFLKYGANNERVITGLKRISKPGLRVYTKSTEVPRVLGGLGIAIISTSKGVMTDKEARQSKSGGEVVCYVW; this is encoded by the coding sequence TTGCAGATATGCTTACACGCATTCGCAATGCTAACACAGTACGTCACGAAACCGTGGAAGTGCCTGCTTCGACTATGAAGAAGCAAATCGCTGAAATTTTGAAGCGTGAAGGTTTTATCCGCGATGCAGAATATATCGATGACAACAAGCAAGGGCTTATCCGTATCTTCTTGAAGTACGGTGCAAACAACGAGCGCGTTATTACGGGCTTGAAGCGTATCAGTAAGCCAGGTCTTCGTGTTTACACGAAGTCCACTGAAGTACCACGCGTTTTGGGTGGTCTTGGTATTGCTATCATCTCGACGTCTAAGGGCGTCATGACAGATAAAGAAGCTCGTCAGTCTAAATCTGGCGGCGAGGTAGTTTGCTACGTTTGGTAA